A DNA window from Geoalkalibacter sp. contains the following coding sequences:
- a CDS encoding AbrB/MazE/SpoVT family DNA-binding domain-containing protein, which produces MRITSKGQVTIPQHVRKKLGLLPHTEVEFVVEGNVAYLKKAKESNRRGKALVEKMRGRATVKMTTDEIMALTRGEH; this is translated from the coding sequence ATGCGGATAACCAGCAAGGGCCAGGTAACCATTCCTCAGCATGTGCGCAAAAAACTCGGACTGCTGCCCCATACGGAGGTTGAGTTCGTGGTCGAGGGAAATGTCGCCTACCTGAAAAAGGCGAAGGAATCCAACCGTCGCGGCAAGGCCCTGGTGGAAAAGATGCGCGGCCGCGCAACCGTCAAGATGACGACCGATGAAATCATGGCTTTGACCCGCGGGGAACACTGA
- a CDS encoding type II toxin-antitoxin system VapC family toxin, with translation MMFTLDTNALIYFFKGKGRVAEHLLAVAPQDIGIPAVVLFELEVGIAKSPAPAKRRSQLQQFLEFVEILPFDTRAAQASARIRAELESQGQPIGPLDCLIAGTALANRATLVTHNLKEFGRIKGLELVDWF, from the coding sequence CTGATGTTTACCCTCGACACCAACGCGCTGATCTACTTTTTCAAGGGCAAAGGCCGTGTCGCTGAGCATCTGCTTGCCGTCGCGCCGCAGGACATCGGCATACCAGCCGTCGTGCTGTTCGAACTTGAAGTGGGCATCGCCAAATCACCCGCCCCCGCGAAACGTCGGTCTCAGCTTCAGCAATTTCTCGAATTCGTCGAAATTCTTCCTTTCGACACTCGGGCCGCCCAGGCCAGCGCAAGGATCCGCGCCGAACTTGAATCCCAAGGGCAACCCATCGGACCCCTGGATTGCCTCATCGCCGGCACCGCGCTGGCAAACCGGGCGACGCTTGTCACTCACAATCTCAAGGAATTCGGTCGCATCAAAGGGCTGGAGCTGGTGGATTGGTTTTGA